From a single Callithrix jacchus isolate 240 chromosome 5, calJac240_pri, whole genome shotgun sequence genomic region:
- the PIRT gene encoding phosphoinositide-interacting protein — MTMETLPKALEVDEKSPEAKDLLPSQTASSLCISSRSESVWTTTPRSNWEIYRKPIVIMSVGGAILLFGVVITCLAYTLKLGEKSLCILKMVGPAFLSLGLMMLVCGLVWVPIIKKKQKQRQKSNFLRSLKSFFLTR; from the coding sequence ATGACAATGGAGACACTCCCCAAGGCCCTGGAGGTCGATGAGAAGTCTCCAGAAGCCAAGGACTTGCTGCCCAGCCAGACTGCCAGTTCCCTGTGCATCAGCTCCAGGAGTGAGTCTGTCTGGACCACCACCCCCAGGAGTAACTGGGAAATCTACCGCAAGCCCATCGTCATCATGTCCGTGGGTGGCGCCATCTTGCTTTTTGGCGTGGTCATCACCTGCTTGGCCTATACCTTGAAGCTGGGTGAGAAGAGCCTCTGCATCCTCAAAATGGTAGGGCCTGCCTTCCTGTCCCTAGGACTCATGATGCTGGTGTGCGGGCTGGTGTGGGTGCCCATtatcaaaaagaaacagaagcagagacaGAAGTCGAATTTCTTACGCAGCCTCAAGTCCTTCTTCCTGACTCGCTGA